One genomic segment of Stenotrophomonas sp. 704A1 includes these proteins:
- a CDS encoding alpha-glucosidase family protein gives MSHYPWWRGAVIYQIYPRSFLDANGDGVGDLPGIIQRLDHIAALGVDAIWISPFFRSPMADFGYDIADYRDVDPLFGSLDDFDRLLARAHALGLKVMIDQVLSHTSIEHAWFRESRQDRSNPKADWYVWADPREDGTPPNNWLSLFGGGAWQWEPRREQYYLHNFLVDQPDLNFHHPEVQQATLDNVRFWLDRGVDGFRLDAINFCFHDAQLRDNPAKPADRRVGRGFSADNPYAYQYHYYNNTQPENLPFLERLRALLDDYPGAVSLGEISSEDSLATTAEYTQDGRLHMGYSFELLVNDYSVAYIRDTVSRLEAAMTQGWPCWAVSNHDVERAVSRWGGHPADPRLARMLVAMLCSLRGSVCLYQGEELGLAEADVPFEALQDPYGITFWPNFKGRDGCRTPLPWTDAPLAGFTTGTPWLPIPAEHQAAAVAVQAQDPHSVLSAFRSFLAWRRTQPALLHGDIRFLDSAEPVLLFERMLADETLLLAFNLSAEAVSHPLPAGDWQQVAVPGPDAGTVQGNELRLPPRAVYCARRS, from the coding sequence ATGTCGCACTATCCATGGTGGCGCGGAGCCGTCATCTACCAGATCTACCCGCGCAGTTTCCTCGACGCCAACGGCGACGGGGTAGGCGACCTGCCCGGCATCATCCAGCGCCTGGACCATATCGCCGCGCTCGGGGTGGATGCGATCTGGATCTCGCCGTTCTTCAGATCGCCGATGGCCGACTTCGGCTACGACATCGCCGACTACCGCGATGTCGACCCGCTGTTTGGCAGCCTGGACGACTTCGACCGCCTGCTGGCCAGGGCGCATGCGCTGGGCCTGAAGGTGATGATCGACCAGGTGCTCAGCCATACCTCGATCGAGCATGCCTGGTTCCGCGAAAGCCGCCAGGACCGCAGCAACCCGAAGGCGGACTGGTACGTCTGGGCCGACCCGCGCGAGGACGGCACGCCACCCAACAACTGGCTGTCGCTGTTCGGCGGTGGTGCCTGGCAGTGGGAGCCGCGCCGCGAGCAGTACTACCTGCACAACTTCCTGGTGGATCAGCCGGACCTCAACTTCCACCATCCGGAGGTGCAGCAGGCCACCCTGGACAACGTCCGCTTCTGGCTGGACCGCGGCGTGGATGGCTTCCGCCTGGATGCGATCAACTTCTGCTTCCACGATGCACAGCTGCGCGACAACCCGGCCAAGCCGGCCGACAGGCGCGTCGGCCGCGGCTTCAGTGCGGACAACCCGTACGCCTACCAGTACCACTACTACAACAACACCCAGCCGGAGAACCTGCCGTTCCTGGAACGGCTGCGCGCGCTGCTGGACGATTACCCGGGCGCGGTGAGCCTGGGCGAGATCTCCTCGGAAGACTCGCTGGCGACCACCGCCGAGTACACCCAGGACGGCCGCCTGCACATGGGCTACAGCTTCGAGCTGCTGGTGAACGACTACAGCGTCGCCTACATCCGCGACACGGTGTCACGCCTGGAGGCCGCGATGACCCAGGGCTGGCCGTGCTGGGCGGTGTCCAACCATGATGTGGAGCGGGCGGTCAGCCGCTGGGGCGGGCATCCGGCCGATCCCCGTCTGGCGCGGATGCTGGTGGCGATGCTGTGCTCGCTGCGCGGCTCGGTCTGCCTGTACCAGGGGGAAGAGCTGGGCCTGGCCGAGGCCGATGTGCCGTTCGAGGCCCTGCAGGACCCGTACGGCATCACCTTCTGGCCGAATTTCAAGGGCCGTGACGGCTGCCGTACGCCGCTGCCGTGGACCGATGCGCCGCTGGCCGGCTTCACCACCGGCACGCCGTGGCTGCCGATCCCGGCCGAGCACCAGGCTGCGGCCGTGGCGGTGCAGGCGCAGGACCCGCACTCGGTGCTGTCGGCCTTCCGCAGCTTCCTGGCCTGGCGGCGCACCCAGCCGGCCCTGCTGCACGGTGACATCCGCTTCCTGGACAGTGCCGAGCCCGTGCTGCTGTTCGAGCGTATGCTTGCAGATGAAACCCTCCTGCTGGCCTTCAACCTGTCGGCCGAGGCCGTGAGCCATCCGCTGCCGGCCGGCGACTGGCAGCAGGTGGCCGTACCGGGTCCGGATGCGGGCACGGTGCAGGGCAATGAACTGCGGCTGCCGCCGCGTGCGGTGTATTGCGCACGACGCAGCTGA
- a CDS encoding TonB-dependent receptor has translation MLNHKRSALSIALAVVLTPSLAAAQSTPSTDTPPSATTATNLDTVQVTGIRRGIENAIAVKQDATSVVEAISAEDIGKLPDVSIAESISRLPGLAAQRVAGRAQVISVRGLSPDFATTLLNGREVVSTGDNRGVEFDQYPSELVNGVTVYKTPDAALVGQGLSGTIDMQTARPLSFPDRVIAVSGRLQKSSLGDAANVDEFGNRFSASYIDQFLDKTLGIAIGYAHSDNPIHENQVGLYEPWTTEHTDAGNRPGVAAGTYFSDGIKALRRTGNNKRDGVMATIQFRPNNSWTSTFDAFHTEAEQIDTANQFELNLSNYNGNYTPGLLVSNPQVNGNHSFTGGTASGVYPLVRGMYNKRKDKIDAFGWNNEFTFGSVKLVADLNYSKATRDELNLENNLQLTPMPQLDTVGVVVRQNGFSQISPGLDYSNPDALFLTNTIYGSGYGKVPTVEDRLKGGKLAATIALPEAMASWAPDLDIGVNYADRRKVKTQSEGNILLGAQGDANIAADLQYDPVNLGFAGLGTIPAWNVPAAVARYMTFNPVDNLDYLIPKSWTVQEKITTAWARLNINADIGEVGVRGNIGVQMQHTDQSSDSRYWDSSQPAGSNIQPYSNGRTYNDWLPSLNLAFMFPHQQTLRFAAAKQVARPRVDQMRAGLEFGVDTGTGRPGGSGGNPLLDPWRATALDLSYEKYFGEKAYVAAAVFYKDLKSYVYTQSVDNYDFTALLGSYVPPPGMTTPVLTTGTFSTPENGKGGTLKGLELTASFPLEMVTDSLRGFGVQASATFNKSDIKILDPESASSVGNDPISLPGLSERVYNFTAYFERNGFEARVSQRRRSDFIGEIGNFNGNRSLRYVVGENVTDAQISYTFSDSSSLRGLTLLLQGSNLTNEPYRTYAGTKDRPLEYIEWGRTYVLGVNYTF, from the coding sequence ATGTTGAACCACAAGCGCAGCGCGCTGAGCATCGCGTTGGCCGTCGTGCTGACGCCGTCGCTGGCAGCCGCACAATCCACGCCGTCCACCGACACCCCGCCGTCCGCCACCACCGCCACCAACCTGGATACGGTGCAGGTCACCGGCATCCGTCGCGGCATCGAGAACGCGATCGCGGTCAAGCAGGACGCCACCTCGGTGGTGGAAGCCATCTCGGCCGAAGACATCGGCAAGCTGCCCGACGTCAGCATCGCCGAATCGATCTCGCGCCTGCCCGGCCTGGCCGCGCAGCGCGTGGCCGGCCGCGCCCAGGTGATCAGCGTGCGCGGTCTGTCGCCGGACTTCGCCACCACCCTGCTCAACGGCCGTGAAGTGGTCAGCACCGGTGACAACCGTGGCGTCGAATTCGACCAGTACCCGTCCGAGCTGGTCAACGGCGTGACCGTGTACAAGACCCCGGACGCGGCACTGGTCGGCCAGGGCCTGTCGGGCACCATCGACATGCAGACCGCGCGTCCGCTGAGCTTCCCCGACCGCGTGATCGCCGTCAGTGGCCGCCTGCAGAAGAGCTCGCTGGGCGATGCCGCCAATGTCGATGAGTTCGGCAACCGCTTCAGCGCCAGCTACATCGACCAGTTCCTCGACAAGACCCTGGGCATCGCGATCGGCTACGCGCACAGCGACAACCCGATCCACGAGAACCAGGTGGGCCTGTACGAGCCGTGGACCACCGAGCACACCGACGCCGGCAACCGTCCGGGCGTGGCCGCCGGCACCTACTTCTCCGACGGCATCAAGGCGCTGCGCCGTACCGGCAACAACAAGCGCGACGGCGTCATGGCGACGATCCAGTTCCGGCCGAACAACAGCTGGACCAGCACCTTCGATGCGTTCCACACCGAAGCCGAGCAGATCGACACCGCCAACCAGTTCGAGCTGAATCTCAGCAACTACAACGGCAACTACACCCCGGGCCTGCTGGTCAGCAACCCGCAGGTCAACGGCAACCACTCCTTCACCGGCGGCACCGCCAGCGGCGTGTATCCGCTGGTGCGCGGCATGTACAACAAGCGCAAGGACAAGATCGATGCGTTTGGCTGGAACAACGAGTTCACCTTCGGCAGCGTCAAGCTGGTCGCCGACCTGAACTACTCCAAGGCCACCCGCGATGAGCTGAACCTGGAGAACAACCTGCAGCTGACGCCGATGCCGCAGCTGGATACGGTGGGCGTGGTGGTGCGCCAGAACGGGTTCTCGCAGATCAGCCCGGGCCTGGATTATTCCAACCCCGATGCGCTGTTCCTGACCAATACCATCTACGGCTCCGGCTACGGCAAGGTGCCCACCGTGGAAGACCGCCTGAAGGGGGGCAAGCTGGCGGCGACCATCGCCCTGCCCGAGGCGATGGCCTCGTGGGCGCCGGACCTGGATATCGGCGTGAACTACGCCGATCGCCGCAAGGTCAAGACCCAGTCCGAGGGCAACATCCTGCTCGGTGCACAGGGCGATGCCAACATCGCCGCGGACCTGCAGTACGACCCGGTCAACCTCGGCTTCGCCGGCCTCGGCACCATCCCCGCCTGGAACGTGCCGGCAGCGGTGGCGCGCTACATGACCTTCAATCCGGTCGACAACCTGGACTACCTGATTCCCAAGTCGTGGACGGTGCAGGAAAAGATCACCACCGCCTGGGCACGGCTGAACATCAACGCCGACATCGGCGAGGTTGGCGTGCGCGGCAACATCGGCGTGCAGATGCAGCACACCGACCAGAGCTCGGATTCCCGCTACTGGGACAGCTCGCAGCCCGCCGGCAGCAACATCCAGCCGTACTCGAACGGGCGCACCTACAACGACTGGCTGCCCAGCTTGAACCTGGCCTTCATGTTCCCGCACCAGCAGACGCTGCGCTTCGCCGCCGCCAAGCAGGTCGCGCGCCCGCGCGTCGACCAGATGCGTGCCGGCCTGGAATTCGGCGTGGACACCGGCACCGGCCGCCCCGGCGGCAGCGGCGGCAACCCGCTGCTGGATCCGTGGCGCGCCACCGCGCTGGACCTGTCCTACGAGAAGTACTTCGGCGAAAAGGCCTATGTGGCCGCCGCGGTCTTCTACAAGGACCTGAAGAGCTACGTCTACACGCAGTCGGTGGACAACTACGACTTCACCGCGTTGCTGGGCAGCTATGTGCCGCCGCCGGGCATGACCACCCCGGTGCTGACCACCGGCACCTTCTCCACTCCGGAGAACGGCAAGGGCGGCACCCTGAAGGGCCTGGAGCTGACCGCGTCGTTCCCGCTGGAGATGGTGACCGACAGCCTGCGTGGTTTCGGCGTGCAGGCCAGTGCCACCTTCAACAAGAGCGACATCAAGATCCTCGACCCGGAAAGCGCCTCCAGCGTCGGCAATGATCCGATCAGCCTGCCGGGCCTGTCCGAGCGCGTGTACAACTTCACCGCCTACTTCGAGCGCAATGGCTTCGAGGCACGGGTGAGCCAGCGCCGCCGGTCGGACTTCATCGGTGAGATCGGCAACTTCAACGGCAATCGCAGCCTGCGCTACGTGGTGGGTGAGAACGTGACCGATGCGCAGATCAGCTACACCTTCAGCGACAGCAGCAGCCTGCGCGGGCTGACCCTGCTGCTGCAGGGAAGCAACCTGACCAACGAGCCGTACCGCACCTACGCCGGCACCAAGGATCGTCCGCTGGAGTACATCGAGTGGGGCCGCACCTACGTGCTGGGTGTGAACTACACGTTCTGA
- a CDS encoding glycoside hydrolase family 97 protein yields MPMSPTALRVLLAPLAGMALYALAALAQAAAPEIASIESPDKVLKVSLVLRDGSAHYRVERLGQTVVEDSRLGFVLRDGRLDRDFALLGQARRSVDDRWEQPWGERRVTRNRFNELSVQLAETTGSRRRLDVVFRVYDDGLGFRYVFPEQPNLREAIIDDELTEFVIAPDATAWWIPAGEPIHYEYLYQRTPLREVPLVHTPMTLRSRDGLHLAIHEAALVDYAGMWLRRTEGQRLRAQLSPSAEGWKVRRTLPFATPWRTLQIADRAGGLVESDLILNLNEPNALGDVSWVKPAKYLGVWWSMHLDNESWATGPKHAATTAKTKKVIDFAAAHGFRGVLVEGWNPGWDGNWVGNGYDFDFTRATPDFDIEALSAYGLKQGVHLIGHHETGCAIEHYEDQLGAALDLYARLGVDQFKTGYVCDDGQVDRRNPAGGPLWREWHDGQFMARHHLKVVQEAAARHLSVNAHEPIKDTGLRRTYPNWIAREGARGMEYNAWGQPPNPPEHEVNLVFTRMLAGPMDYTPGILSLKGRHGQPIPSTLARQLALYVVLYSPIQMAADLPEHYLQHREAFRFIEDVAVDWEQSRVLDGEVGDYVTLVRRDRNSRDWFLGSITDENGRVLPVSLGFLEPGVRYRAEIYRDGEAADFRSNPFAFRRETREVDSTDRLTLVLAPGGGQAIRFTPLK; encoded by the coding sequence ATGCCGATGTCACCCACTGCTCTACGCGTGCTGCTCGCGCCCCTGGCCGGCATGGCCCTGTACGCGCTGGCCGCGCTGGCACAGGCCGCAGCGCCCGAAATTGCCAGCATCGAATCACCCGACAAGGTGCTCAAGGTCAGCCTGGTGCTGCGGGACGGCAGCGCGCACTACCGCGTCGAGCGCCTGGGCCAGACCGTGGTGGAGGATTCCCGGCTCGGGTTCGTGCTGCGCGATGGCCGCCTGGATCGCGACTTCGCCCTGCTCGGGCAGGCCCGCCGCAGTGTCGACGACCGCTGGGAGCAGCCCTGGGGCGAACGCCGGGTCACCCGCAACCGGTTCAACGAGCTGAGCGTGCAGCTGGCCGAGACCACCGGCAGCCGGCGCCGGCTGGACGTGGTGTTCCGCGTGTACGACGACGGGCTCGGCTTCCGCTACGTGTTCCCCGAACAGCCGAACCTGCGCGAGGCGATCATCGATGACGAGCTGACCGAGTTCGTCATCGCACCGGACGCCACCGCCTGGTGGATCCCCGCCGGCGAACCGATCCACTACGAGTACCTGTACCAGCGCACGCCGTTGCGCGAGGTCCCGCTGGTGCACACGCCGATGACCCTGCGCAGCCGCGATGGCCTGCACCTGGCCATCCATGAAGCCGCGCTGGTCGACTATGCCGGCATGTGGCTGCGCCGCACCGAAGGCCAGCGCCTGCGCGCGCAGCTCTCGCCCTCGGCCGAAGGCTGGAAGGTCCGCCGTACCCTGCCCTTCGCGACCCCGTGGCGCACGCTGCAGATCGCTGACCGCGCCGGCGGCCTGGTCGAGTCCGACCTGATCCTCAACCTCAACGAGCCCAATGCACTGGGCGATGTGAGCTGGGTGAAACCGGCCAAGTACCTGGGCGTGTGGTGGTCGATGCATCTGGACAACGAGAGCTGGGCGACCGGGCCGAAGCATGCGGCCACTACCGCGAAGACGAAGAAGGTGATCGACTTCGCCGCCGCGCACGGCTTCCGCGGCGTGCTGGTGGAAGGCTGGAACCCGGGCTGGGACGGCAACTGGGTCGGCAACGGCTACGACTTCGATTTCACCCGCGCCACGCCCGATTTCGACATCGAGGCGCTGTCGGCCTACGGCCTGAAGCAGGGCGTGCACCTGATCGGCCACCACGAAACCGGCTGCGCCATCGAGCACTACGAAGACCAGCTCGGCGCCGCACTGGACCTGTACGCGCGGCTGGGCGTGGACCAGTTCAAGACCGGCTACGTCTGCGATGACGGCCAGGTGGACCGCCGCAATCCGGCCGGCGGACCGCTCTGGCGCGAGTGGCACGACGGCCAGTTCATGGCGCGCCACCACCTGAAGGTGGTGCAGGAAGCCGCCGCCCGCCACCTCTCGGTGAACGCACATGAACCGATCAAGGACACCGGCCTGCGCCGCACCTATCCGAACTGGATCGCGCGCGAGGGTGCGCGCGGCATGGAGTACAACGCCTGGGGCCAGCCACCGAATCCGCCCGAACACGAGGTCAACCTGGTGTTCACCCGCATGCTGGCCGGGCCGATGGACTACACCCCCGGGATCCTCAGCCTGAAAGGTCGCCACGGCCAGCCCATTCCCAGCACCCTGGCCCGCCAGCTGGCGCTGTACGTGGTGCTGTACAGCCCGATCCAGATGGCCGCTGATCTGCCTGAGCATTACCTGCAGCACCGCGAGGCGTTCCGCTTCATCGAGGATGTGGCGGTGGACTGGGAACAGAGCCGCGTGCTGGACGGTGAAGTGGGCGACTACGTGACCCTCGTGCGCCGCGACCGCAACAGCCGCGACTGGTTCCTCGGCAGCATCACCGACGAGAACGGCCGCGTGCTGCCGGTATCACTGGGCTTCCTGGAGCCGGGCGTGCGCTATCGCGCCGAGATCTACCGCGACGGCGAAGCTGCTGATTTCCGCAGCAACCCGTTCGCGTTCAGGCGCGAAACCCGCGAAGTGGACAGCACCGACCGGCTGACGCTGGTGCTGGCTCCGGGCGGTGGCCAGGCCATCCGCTTCACGCCGTTGAAGTGA
- a CDS encoding Six-hairpin glycosidase-like protein yields MLKIICLTAALGAALGSTAHAADLTFDGRQARAESVANGGFVLHAPDREVRIAAAPMRSQTGSVLFDALFALAQQEMDQDRVEAIRDPAFDEGRPVPCACFQTGARWPYVWTRDVSFAADLALARLDPVRTRQSLQFKLSAPRDGHTSGLFVAQDTGSGGSWPISSDRVVWFLAARHLLDDPAFADQVWQALQGTLAQDRAMVFDPQMGLYRGETSFLDWREQTYPDWTRDNVRFLGDSYALSTNVLHYQALRLAQRMAAQLGDARSVQYREWADALAVQIDARFWREDMGQYMSYIGEAAHPVPYAKVDLLGLSLGILADVLPAERARRALASYPMGPAGSPVVWPQEAQQPIYHNRAIWPFVSAYSLRAARALDDAPRIAAEIRSLMRGAALAGSNMENYELASQAVHVDEGALSGPVVNSERQLWSVAGYLAMVTEGVFGVQDDGRVQPKLPAGLVPELFGAQRRITLDTGRHRYVLERPKQVGAGLLVAGKTKTRGRVTTVQLVAAPMAAGTDVPHADASTRAPATPAAPRATRSGRGWTVPVAAGQVLWQDGTAVAARAGVVRIGDDGLQHCLSLTRREGVLESLHSPTLCVGPQQVLRGAQRWQFTAARAGHVRLRLKYSNGNGPINTGVTAAVKQLAVQCKGQPPQRLTVALPHSVAVQDSTAAVFAVPKGRCTVVLEEGFNMSALQHFAHYTGGKGGREGVLNQATVQALTVAPVAAGEGAR; encoded by the coding sequence ATGCTGAAGATCATTTGCCTGACCGCTGCCCTGGGGGCAGCGCTGGGGTCGACCGCGCATGCGGCCGACCTGACATTCGACGGCCGCCAGGCGCGCGCCGAATCCGTTGCCAATGGCGGCTTCGTCCTGCATGCGCCGGACCGTGAGGTACGCATCGCCGCCGCGCCCATGCGCAGCCAGACCGGCAGCGTGCTATTCGATGCGCTGTTCGCGCTGGCCCAGCAGGAAATGGACCAGGACCGGGTGGAGGCCATCCGTGATCCGGCGTTCGATGAAGGCCGCCCGGTGCCGTGCGCGTGCTTCCAGACCGGCGCGCGCTGGCCCTACGTATGGACGCGCGATGTCAGCTTCGCCGCCGACCTGGCGCTGGCCCGGCTGGATCCGGTGCGCACGCGGCAATCGCTGCAGTTCAAACTGTCGGCGCCGCGCGACGGGCATACGTCCGGGCTGTTCGTGGCCCAGGACACCGGTTCCGGCGGCAGTTGGCCGATCAGCAGCGATCGCGTGGTGTGGTTCCTGGCTGCCCGCCATCTGCTGGATGATCCGGCCTTCGCCGACCAGGTCTGGCAGGCACTGCAGGGCACCCTGGCGCAGGACCGGGCGATGGTGTTCGACCCGCAGATGGGGCTGTACCGCGGCGAGACCTCGTTCCTGGACTGGCGCGAGCAGACCTACCCGGACTGGACCCGCGACAACGTCCGCTTCCTCGGGGATTCCTACGCGCTGTCCACCAATGTGCTGCATTACCAGGCGCTGCGCCTGGCGCAGCGGATGGCCGCGCAGCTGGGCGACGCGCGCAGCGTGCAGTACCGCGAATGGGCCGACGCGCTGGCGGTGCAGATCGACGCGCGTTTCTGGCGCGAGGACATGGGCCAGTACATGAGTTACATCGGCGAAGCGGCGCATCCGGTGCCCTACGCCAAGGTCGATCTGCTCGGCCTGTCGCTGGGCATCCTGGCCGACGTGCTGCCCGCCGAGCGCGCCCGGCGCGCGCTGGCCAGCTACCCGATGGGGCCGGCCGGCAGCCCGGTGGTGTGGCCGCAGGAAGCGCAGCAGCCGATCTACCACAACCGAGCGATCTGGCCGTTCGTCAGTGCGTACTCGCTGCGTGCCGCGCGCGCGCTGGACGACGCGCCGCGGATCGCCGCCGAGATCCGCTCGCTGATGCGGGGCGCGGCGCTGGCCGGATCGAACATGGAGAATTACGAACTGGCCAGCCAGGCGGTGCACGTGGACGAAGGTGCACTGAGTGGCCCGGTGGTCAATTCCGAGCGCCAGCTGTGGTCGGTGGCCGGCTATCTGGCGATGGTCACCGAAGGCGTGTTCGGTGTGCAGGATGATGGCCGCGTGCAGCCCAAGCTGCCGGCCGGACTGGTACCCGAACTGTTCGGCGCGCAGCGCCGGATCACCCTCGATACCGGTCGCCACCGCTATGTGCTGGAGCGCCCGAAGCAGGTTGGCGCTGGACTGCTGGTGGCCGGCAAGACAAAGACACGTGGCAGGGTGACCACCGTGCAGCTGGTTGCCGCGCCGATGGCGGCGGGCACCGACGTGCCGCACGCCGATGCCAGCACCCGTGCGCCGGCCACCCCGGCTGCGCCACGGGCCACGCGCAGCGGCAGGGGCTGGACCGTGCCGGTGGCCGCCGGGCAGGTGCTGTGGCAGGACGGCACCGCAGTGGCCGCCCGCGCGGGGGTGGTGCGCATCGGCGACGACGGCCTGCAGCACTGCCTGAGCCTGACCCGGCGCGAGGGAGTGCTGGAATCGCTGCACAGCCCGACGCTCTGTGTCGGCCCGCAGCAGGTGCTGCGCGGCGCACAGCGCTGGCAGTTCACTGCAGCACGGGCCGGCCATGTGCGCCTGCGCCTGAAGTACAGCAACGGCAACGGGCCGATCAACACGGGTGTGACCGCGGCGGTGAAACAGCTGGCGGTGCAGTGCAAGGGACAACCGCCGCAACGGCTGACGGTGGCACTGCCGCACAGCGTGGCGGTGCAGGACTCCACGGCGGCCGTGTTCGCGGTGCCGAAGGGACGCTGCACGGTGGTACTGGAAGAGGGCTTCAACATGAGCGCGTTGCAGCACTTCGCGCACTATACCGGCGGCAAGGGCGGGCGCGAGGGCGTGCTCAACCAGGCCACGGTACAGGCGCTGACGGTGGCGCCGGTGGCGGCAGGCGAGGGCGCGCGATGA
- a CDS encoding MFS transporter, producing the protein MSRPAKPQLSFWQIWNMCFGFLGIQFGFALQNANASRIFETLGADMEAVPGLWIAAPLTGLLVQPVIGYLSDRTWTRWGRRRPFFMIGAVLTTLALLVMPNSPTLWIAAGTLWVLDASINVSMEPFRAFVGDQLAPRQRPAGYAMQSFFIGIGAIVASFLPFILAHFGVANTAAAGEVPDTVRYAFYFGAVVLLAAITWTVLSTREYSPDELAGFDDAEPPAHHGNAVVSGPAPWAQVVLWLGLGVLLAVLIAWRQGDRMLYVLAGLCAGYGALLAATRVLPGTHMLSTIVGDLRAMPVTMRRLAWVQFFSWFALFAMWIFTTRAVAGVHFGSTDVESVAYNEGANWVGVLFGAYNGFAALAALLIAPMVRAIGLRWSHLLNLWLGGAGLISMMFIDDPQWLLLSMVGVGFAWASILSLPYALLSDSVPAAKMGVYMGIFNFFIVIPQLVAASALGFALRAWLGGQPMHVLVLGGCSLLLAGLCVLRVPSRPEVV; encoded by the coding sequence ATGAGCCGTCCGGCAAAACCGCAGCTGTCGTTCTGGCAGATCTGGAACATGTGTTTCGGCTTCCTCGGCATCCAGTTCGGCTTCGCCCTGCAGAACGCCAACGCCAGCCGCATCTTCGAAACGCTGGGCGCGGACATGGAGGCCGTGCCGGGCCTGTGGATCGCCGCGCCGTTGACCGGGCTGCTGGTGCAGCCGGTGATCGGCTACCTGTCCGACCGCACCTGGACGCGCTGGGGCCGGCGCCGGCCGTTCTTCATGATCGGCGCGGTGCTGACCACGCTGGCGCTGCTGGTGATGCCGAACTCGCCGACATTGTGGATCGCGGCAGGGACCCTGTGGGTGCTGGACGCGTCGATCAACGTATCGATGGAGCCGTTCCGTGCCTTCGTCGGCGACCAGCTGGCGCCCCGCCAGCGCCCGGCCGGCTATGCGATGCAGAGCTTCTTCATCGGCATCGGCGCCATTGTCGCCAGCTTCCTTCCGTTCATCCTCGCCCACTTCGGCGTGGCCAACACCGCCGCAGCAGGCGAAGTGCCGGATACCGTGCGCTATGCGTTCTACTTTGGCGCGGTGGTGCTGCTGGCGGCGATCACCTGGACGGTGCTCAGCACCCGCGAGTACTCGCCGGACGAACTGGCCGGGTTCGATGATGCCGAGCCGCCGGCGCATCATGGCAATGCCGTGGTCAGCGGCCCTGCGCCGTGGGCGCAGGTGGTGCTGTGGCTGGGGCTGGGCGTGCTGCTGGCGGTGCTGATCGCGTGGCGGCAGGGCGACAGGATGCTGTACGTGCTGGCCGGCCTGTGCGCGGGCTACGGCGCACTGCTTGCGGCCACGCGGGTACTGCCGGGCACGCATATGCTGTCGACCATCGTCGGCGACCTGCGCGCGATGCCGGTCACCATGCGCCGGCTGGCGTGGGTGCAGTTCTTCTCGTGGTTCGCGCTGTTCGCGATGTGGATCTTCACCACGCGTGCGGTGGCAGGCGTGCATTTCGGCTCAACTGATGTCGAGTCCGTCGCCTACAACGAAGGCGCCAACTGGGTGGGCGTGCTGTTCGGCGCCTACAACGGGTTCGCCGCACTGGCGGCGCTGCTGATTGCGCCGATGGTGCGGGCGATCGGCCTGCGCTGGAGCCACCTGCTCAACCTGTGGCTGGGCGGCGCCGGACTGATCTCGATGATGTTCATCGACGATCCGCAGTGGCTGCTGCTGTCGATGGTCGGCGTCGGCTTCGCCTGGGCCTCGATCCTGTCGCTGCCCTATGCGCTGCTGTCGGACAGTGTGCCGGCGGCGAAGATGGGCGTGTACATGGGCATCTTCAATTTCTTCATCGTGATCCCGCAGCTGGTCGCGGCCAGCGCGCTGGGCTTTGCCCTGCGTGCGTGGCTGGGTGGCCAGCCGATGCACGTACTGGTGCTGGGGGGCTGCAGCCTGCTGCTGGCCGGCCTGTGCGTGCTGCGGGTTCCGTCCCGTCCGGAGGTGGTGTGA